The Setaria viridis chromosome 6, Setaria_viridis_v4.0, whole genome shotgun sequence genome contains a region encoding:
- the LOC117861461 gene encoding uncharacterized protein, with product MARKKNTATSLQRRPRTAARLLPLLVFAVICYLQFRTLIRFSPTVPCDDSSPRAAVDDLIDRLRTSVTFLPLRDTRRRAGEWFISALNDTSEPEGEAKNLVLPSAASSGRVLCVHAPTRSDAAYALAWRDALPRGAALRPGLTFVSEMSYDYRNLWHGLSALVPFASWHARTGCRAVPARWALFLHGAAVRSGATSGWLASLAEAATGAEMVVETFPDGAGGTPACFEEAVVFRRQMEGLSRARLLGAFDFMRCKARARCGVADAAPGAGAAGPSSALLRVTLLFRTGARAFKDEAAVARVFGAECARVAGCVVTAAHASNLTFCDQVRLLSATDVLVSAHGTQLANMLFMDRNSSVMEFYPLGWRQRAGGGQFVYRWMADRAGMRHEGSWWDPHGEPCPGSPDILSCYKNRQIGIDEAYFARWAARVFAAAKERKARRGGEVFGEERQQEAADCGCS from the coding sequence ATGGCCAGGAAGAAGAACACAGCCACTTCCCTGCAGCGGCGTCCGAGGACCGCGGCCCGCCTGCTCCCGCTCCTCGTGTTCGCCGTCATCTGCTACCTCCAGTTCCGGACCCTCATCCGCTTCTCCCCCACCGTCCCTTGCGACGACAgcagcccgcgcgccgccgtggaCGACCTCATCGACCGCCTCCGCACGTCGGtcaccttcctccctctccgggACACGCGGAGGCGCGCGGGGGAATGGTTCATCAGCGCCCTCAACGACACCTCGGAGCCCGAGGGCGAGGCGAAGAACCTGGTCCTCCCGTCCGCGGCGTCCTCCGGCCGCGTCCTCTGCGTGCACGCGCCTACCCGCTCCGACGCCGCCTACGCGCTCGCGTGGCGCGACGCGCTGCCACGCGGCGCGGCGCTCCGGCCGGGGCTGACGTTCGTGTCGGAGATGTCCTACGACTACCGCAACCTCTGGCACGGGCTCTCGGCGCTCGTCCCCTTCGCGTCGTGGCACGCGAGGACCGGGTGCCGCGCCGTGCCGGCGCGGTGGGCGCTGTTCCTCCACGGCGCGGCGGTGAGGTCGGGCGCCACCAGCGGGTGGCTGGCGTCGCTGgccgaggcggcgacgggcgcggagATGGTCGTCGAGACGTTCCCCGACGGGGCGGGCGGCACCCCGGCGTGCTtcgaggaggcggtggtgttCCGGAGGCAGATGGAGGGCCTGAGCAGGGCGCGGCTGCTCGGAGCGTTCGACTTCATGCGGTGCAAGGCCAGGGCGCGCTGCGGCGTCGCGGACGCCGCGCCGGGAGCGggagccgccggcccgtcgtCGGCGCTGCTGCGCGTCACGCTCCTGTTCCGCACCGGCGCGCGGGCGTTCAaggacgaggcggcggtggcgcgcgtgTTCGGGGCGGAGTGCGCGCGCGTGGCCGGGTGCGTGGTCACCGCCGCGCACGCGAGCAACCTGACGTTCTGCGACCAGGTGAGGCTGCTGAGCGCGACGGACGTGCTGGTCTCGGCGCACGGCACGCAGCTGGCGAACATGCTGTTCATGGACCGGAACAGCAGCGTGATGGAGTTCTACCCGCTGGGGTGGAGGCAGAGGGCGGGGGGCGGGCAGTTCGTATACAGGTGGATGGCGGACCGGGCCGGGATGCGGCACGAGGGGTCGTGGTGGGATCCCCACGGCGAGCCGTGCCCCGGCTCGCCGGACATCCTCAGCTGCTACAAGAACCGGCAGATCGGGATCGACGAGGCCTACTTCGCGCGGTGGGCGGCCAGGGTCTTCGCCGCGGCCAAGGAGCGCAAggcgcgacgcggcggcgaggtgtTCGGAGAAGAGCGGCAGCAGGAAGCGGCGGACTGCGGCTGCAGCTAG